A single region of the Clostridia bacterium genome encodes:
- a CDS encoding zinc-binding dehydrogenase, which yields DRVTVEPYIVCRKCYYCLNGLYQFCKHSRVYGVNVSCDEPPYLWGAYGEYMYGAPGSRVHKIAPDVPPEAACMSSVLGNGVRWVRRLGEVRFGESVVIIGPGAQGLASVIAAKEAGASPIVVVGKTRNPAKWDLALEYGADHVVDVSKNDGLEVVRDLTGGDMADVVIETTGSGQMMELALELARPAGRVVMIGTCGFAQNGLTTDLIVFKELRIIGGLGQSWDTEAAVKVINSGKYAIEKMVTHVYPLDRADEAMRFYMDNGGSSIRVALRP from the coding sequence AGACAGGGTAACAGTGGAGCCATATATAGTGTGCAGAAAGTGTTATTACTGTTTAAACGGGCTGTACCAGTTTTGCAAGCATTCCAGGGTATATGGAGTGAATGTGTCCTGCGATGAACCTCCTTACCTTTGGGGTGCGTACGGGGAATACATGTACGGCGCTCCCGGGTCGCGGGTGCACAAAATTGCTCCTGATGTTCCGCCTGAGGCTGCTTGCATGTCGTCGGTGCTTGGAAATGGGGTCCGCTGGGTGCGTCGGCTGGGCGAGGTGCGCTTCGGAGAATCGGTTGTGATTATAGGGCCCGGAGCCCAGGGACTTGCCAGCGTCATCGCAGCTAAAGAGGCGGGAGCCAGCCCGATTGTGGTGGTGGGCAAGACTCGTAACCCGGCAAAGTGGGATCTGGCATTGGAGTACGGGGCCGATCACGTTGTAGATGTTAGCAAAAATGATGGGTTGGAGGTGGTACGGGACCTAACCGGAGGAGATATGGCCGATGTGGTCATTGAGACTACAGGGTCGGGGCAGATGATGGAGCTTGCCCTCGAGCTTGCTAGGCCGGCTGGGCGGGTAGTCATGATTGGTACCTGCGGGTTTGCGCAAAATGGGTTGACTACTGATTTGATCGTGTTCAAGGAGCTACGGATTATTGGCGGCTTGGGGCAGTCATGGGACACCGAGGCGGCAGTGAAGGTCATCAATTCGGGTAAATATGCCATTGAAAAGATGGTCACTCACGTCTATCCGCTTGACAGGGCAGATGAGGCAATGCGGTTTTACATGGACAACGGGGGAAGCAGCATCAGAGTGGCCCTTCGGCCATAG